A region of Candidatus Poribacteria bacterium DNA encodes the following proteins:
- a CDS encoding sigma-70 family RNA polymerase sigma factor has product MASDVARLLPVGIYSIGQARQCEEDCMSAVTTMSTAGRTGGTLELDRDELGSLHASAQEPSSKSSSHPVFAAYLREVSKEDLLTRSEELALFTTIRNARDAAWSILTSLEHHMSPAERRRLHARTLRYEEMERLWTDLPREAKHEPSQKSLVTLYRAFNEWQRAREHLLKSNLRLVIYTVKRYRNEPSVFMDLIQEGNIGLMRAIDRYDPDRSSKFSTYALWWIWQAVNRAYAKNAYTIRIPSYKVQQVGRYRRQKQALASHLDRTPTDDEVAEAAGLSAEEVQQVTDIQARSVSLDELTGDEMMSLSEYLTSADQSPDAEAIHRDLGNDLRSALESLPSREAQVLRWHYGVDSEVYTLQEIGAKLNVSRERVRQLEQQAIRRILESETARRLEDYHACD; this is encoded by the coding sequence ATGGCTTCGGACGTGGCACGGTTGTTGCCAGTTGGTATATACTCGATAGGGCAAGCTCGCCAGTGTGAGGAGGATTGCATGTCCGCCGTTACCACGATGTCGACGGCAGGCAGAACCGGTGGGACGCTCGAACTCGACCGCGACGAACTCGGATCCCTGCATGCTTCGGCGCAGGAACCGTCGAGCAAGTCGTCGAGTCACCCGGTCTTCGCGGCTTACCTGCGCGAGGTCTCCAAGGAAGACCTGCTGACCCGGTCCGAAGAGCTGGCTTTGTTCACGACGATCCGCAACGCGCGGGATGCGGCGTGGAGCATCCTGACCTCGCTCGAACACCACATGTCTCCGGCTGAGCGGCGTCGATTGCACGCGAGGACGCTGCGCTACGAGGAGATGGAGCGTCTCTGGACCGACCTGCCTCGCGAAGCCAAGCACGAACCCAGCCAGAAGTCGTTGGTGACGCTTTATAGGGCGTTCAACGAATGGCAGCGGGCTCGTGAGCATCTGCTTAAATCGAATCTGAGACTCGTTATCTATACGGTCAAGCGGTACCGTAACGAGCCCTCGGTGTTCATGGACCTGATCCAAGAGGGCAATATCGGCTTGATGCGTGCCATCGACCGGTACGATCCCGACCGTTCGTCGAAGTTCAGCACGTATGCCCTTTGGTGGATTTGGCAGGCTGTGAACCGCGCCTACGCCAAGAACGCGTACACGATCCGCATCCCGTCCTACAAGGTGCAGCAGGTTGGGCGATATCGTCGCCAGAAGCAGGCGCTGGCATCGCATCTCGATCGCACTCCGACGGACGACGAAGTCGCCGAAGCGGCGGGACTCTCGGCGGAGGAAGTGCAGCAGGTGACGGACATCCAAGCCCGGTCCGTATCGCTCGACGAGTTGACGGGCGATGAGATGATGAGCCTGTCGGAATACCTGACGTCTGCCGACCAGAGCCCGGATGCCGAAGCCATCCATCGTGACCTAGGCAACGATCTGCGATCAGCCCTCGAGAGCCTGCCCAGCCGCGAAGCGCAGGTGTTGCGATGGCACTACGGCGTCGATTCGGAGGTCTATACGCTCCAGGAGATCGGCGCGAAGCTCAACGTCAGCCGTGAACGCGTGCGCCAGTTGGAGCAGCAGGCGATCCGCCGGATCCTGGAATCCGAGACAGCGCGCCGGCTCGAAGACTATCACGCTTGCGACTAG